A genomic window from Tolypothrix sp. PCC 7910 includes:
- a CDS encoding glyoxalase-like domain protein → MVIAASVISFLLSPLTLGSFLPSLPLDSLLSTQGIMVLLLAAYAGAMWMFLTSAPKVHTVMVSDLEIARQLYEGLLDLPAAEVPLHYYYNYEQTIGATGIDPLYMSTGPSFSNRMMNNASDGLWYQLKKNTQLHVITGASLGTKNQQRHVCFDRDCLEMILMRVETRGLKFKIRNQKPLNFLVKDYEERIIEMAEVAN, encoded by the coding sequence ATGGTTATAGCAGCTAGTGTGATATCGTTCCTGCTTAGTCCTTTAACTTTAGGCTCGTTTCTGCCTTCCTTGCCCCTGGATAGCCTACTCTCCACCCAAGGCATTATGGTGTTGCTCCTGGCGGCTTACGCTGGAGCAATGTGGATGTTTCTCACCAGTGCGCCCAAAGTACACACCGTCATGGTGTCAGATTTGGAAATTGCGCGACAGTTGTATGAAGGGCTGCTAGATTTGCCAGCAGCTGAAGTACCTTTGCACTACTACTACAACTACGAACAAACTATAGGCGCAACAGGCATAGACCCACTTTATATGTCTACAGGGCCCAGTTTCTCCAACAGAATGATGAATAATGCCAGTGATGGCCTGTGGTATCAATTAAAGAAAAATACTCAGTTGCACGTTATTACAGGCGCTAGTTTAGGTACAAAAAACCAGCAACGCCATGTTTGCTTTGACCGCGATTGTCTAGAAATGATTTTAATGCGAGTGGAAACACGCGGTTTAAAGTTTAAGATTCGCAATCAAAAACCCCTTAATTTTTTGGTTAAGGATTATGAAGAACGGATTATTGAAATGGCTGAGGTTGCGAATTAG